A stretch of the Streptomyces ortus genome encodes the following:
- a CDS encoding trypsin-like peptidase domain-containing protein gives MTRETSVTAEADGGIHRGVARTTPARSLVRIRDLAGRPRGTGFVADLHGTVVTSHEAVDGLSRLVLHAPAGDRTCLVPVEAVTALPDLGIALVHCEELGGLTPLPVTVRNRVETGTYVRIAAGGWREARVLGSSAVTYTAADRVHLLDHALELAIGTAGSDALRPGGGAAGGPVVDAATGAVVAVLGTALHCDHRVGGLAVPLSTDGTPAFGPLAELLARNAATVPAYGDDLNLAGVLELTATVESPAGSDGDGAVERASVVRELTAFTDTSGSFDSYGSYGSYGILALVGAPGTGRTTELAGLAARRNQGAEPAPTLWLRGADLRDSDGSVADAARRTLERAGRIVTSPLGSRPEPADGEWEGEAPGGGRGGLGDIRPERLARLAGDAGRPLLLLLDSPEEMPPGLAHRLPEWAAGTAGWLREHGVRLVMACRDEYWEWAATRFPLAPAYGARWSGGEAGTELPACVRLGDLEEGEARDARARYGIPEGALAGADARHPLTLRLLSEVRAALSGTPPGKAKRDEVFAAYLDLMCLRVAVRLAAANGLRGTAVRRLAARVAGQVHVAARRCLGPGEGELDRASFETLFPWGPVPDRRLGGCTGWASAVLTEGLLVPAGDGYRFAHEEFADWIQGMHLDLDAVFGALTARRGSGDGPSGLQHGPGGPEAFDLPRHRLAPVLQALLLVPRQQGHDHLTLRLRELLHVLDEALADAAIDAHVDTQGDTRADTDANTDADADVAAWWATRLLRGVLLRVPDATPYLGVLRHLAEHVVRWRAGRRTVPEEFGPGFWRRLPLPPAHRFDLLRRLVVADGAPPATEPRYLDAVSALLVADPAGVQPHLTHWFDDDRPLPATPDATVATAAQVLLHTHRHRAPDDLTEALVDSGHARADELLDVLAEEEPSALCRAVDRWVHDVRPAWRAAAAAYALRTAAHVRTEADRELLRRSARALLARPGDCTLHGDALSLLVRDPHTRARHLPQALARFRARDPRLPASALATALATHPGPVLAAFHDRLREPDDGTALRTLAEVTTPALARRVAALVREVVERRPETAAQVAAHVDRRLEQGPDAGAVLYPLVTGLLDGGGPALRAALAQVFAARGTPVSRPLRRAFLDLLLTREDDPVVLDALVRAAAQGAVHGDEEHTRALVHTVGTLLVRTPDGATRFDRALVDLSRGTPGFAVFVTRWLAAAPEEWSTVVGPSTGRTIEHLAGVRVPV, from the coding sequence ATGACCCGGGAGACCTCGGTGACGGCTGAGGCGGATGGCGGAATCCACCGGGGCGTCGCCCGTACAACGCCCGCCCGGTCCCTGGTGCGGATCCGCGACCTGGCCGGACGGCCGCGCGGTACCGGCTTCGTCGCGGACCTCCACGGCACGGTCGTCACCAGCCACGAGGCGGTGGACGGCCTCTCCCGCCTCGTCCTGCACGCGCCCGCCGGAGACCGTACCTGCCTGGTCCCGGTCGAGGCGGTCACCGCTCTCCCGGACCTCGGTATCGCCCTCGTCCACTGCGAAGAACTGGGCGGCCTCACCCCGCTCCCGGTCACCGTGCGGAACCGCGTGGAGACCGGCACGTACGTCCGGATCGCCGCGGGCGGCTGGCGTGAGGCCCGGGTACTGGGCTCCTCCGCCGTGACGTACACGGCGGCCGACCGTGTCCATCTGCTCGACCACGCGCTGGAGCTGGCGATCGGTACGGCCGGCAGCGACGCGCTGCGGCCCGGCGGCGGGGCGGCCGGCGGACCGGTGGTCGACGCGGCCACCGGTGCGGTCGTCGCCGTCCTGGGCACGGCGCTCCACTGCGACCATCGGGTCGGCGGCCTCGCCGTACCGCTGTCCACGGACGGCACGCCTGCCTTCGGCCCGCTCGCCGAACTGCTGGCCCGTAACGCCGCGACGGTGCCCGCCTACGGGGACGACCTCAATCTGGCGGGCGTCCTGGAACTGACGGCCACCGTCGAGTCCCCGGCGGGCTCCGACGGGGACGGTGCTGTCGAACGGGCGTCGGTGGTAAGGGAGTTGACCGCGTTCACCGACACGTCCGGCTCGTTTGACTCGTACGGCTCGTACGGCTCGTACGGAATTCTCGCGCTGGTCGGTGCTCCGGGAACCGGTCGTACGACGGAGCTGGCGGGCCTGGCCGCCCGGCGCAACCAGGGCGCGGAACCGGCTCCGACCCTGTGGCTGCGCGGAGCCGATCTGCGCGACAGCGACGGGTCGGTGGCCGACGCGGCCCGGCGGACGCTGGAGCGGGCGGGGCGGATCGTGACCTCGCCCCTCGGCTCCCGGCCGGAGCCGGCCGACGGGGAGTGGGAGGGAGAGGCGCCCGGTGGCGGCCGGGGCGGGCTCGGAGACATCCGGCCCGAGCGCCTGGCCCGCCTCGCCGGGGACGCCGGACGGCCCCTGCTGCTCCTGCTCGACAGCCCCGAGGAGATGCCGCCCGGCCTCGCCCACCGGCTGCCGGAGTGGGCCGCCGGTACCGCGGGCTGGCTGCGGGAACACGGAGTGCGTCTCGTGATGGCCTGCCGGGACGAGTACTGGGAGTGGGCGGCGACCCGGTTCCCGCTCGCGCCGGCGTACGGGGCCCGGTGGAGCGGCGGGGAGGCGGGTACGGAACTGCCCGCCTGCGTACGCCTGGGGGACCTGGAGGAGGGCGAGGCACGCGACGCGCGGGCACGGTACGGGATCCCCGAGGGGGCCCTGGCCGGGGCGGACGCCCGGCATCCGCTGACCCTGCGGCTGCTGTCGGAGGTGCGGGCCGCGCTGTCCGGCACCCCGCCCGGGAAGGCGAAGCGGGACGAGGTCTTCGCCGCGTACCTCGATCTGATGTGTCTGCGGGTGGCCGTGCGGCTCGCGGCGGCCAACGGGCTGCGCGGGACGGCGGTGCGGCGCCTCGCGGCCCGGGTCGCCGGGCAGGTGCACGTGGCGGCGCGGCGTTGCCTGGGGCCGGGGGAGGGGGAGCTGGACCGGGCATCCTTCGAGACCCTGTTCCCGTGGGGTCCCGTGCCCGACCGGCGGCTCGGCGGCTGCACCGGGTGGGCCTCCGCCGTCCTGACCGAGGGCCTGCTCGTGCCGGCCGGGGACGGCTACCGCTTCGCGCACGAGGAGTTCGCCGACTGGATCCAGGGCATGCACCTCGACCTGGACGCGGTGTTCGGCGCCCTGACGGCCCGCCGCGGCTCCGGGGACGGGCCGAGTGGACTCCAGCATGGCCCGGGCGGGCCCGAGGCCTTCGACCTCCCCCGCCACCGCCTCGCACCCGTGCTCCAGGCCCTCCTGCTCGTGCCGCGTCAACAGGGACACGACCACCTCACCCTCCGCCTGCGCGAACTGCTCCACGTACTCGACGAGGCGCTCGCCGACGCCGCCATCGACGCGCATGTCGACACGCAGGGCGATACGCGTGCCGACACGGACGCGAACACGGACGCCGACGCGGACGTCGCTGCCTGGTGGGCCACCCGGCTGCTCCGTGGCGTACTGCTCCGGGTGCCCGACGCGACCCCGTATCTCGGAGTGCTGCGGCACCTCGCCGAGCATGTGGTCCGGTGGCGGGCCGGAAGGCGGACCGTGCCGGAGGAGTTCGGCCCTGGCTTCTGGCGCCGGCTGCCCCTGCCGCCGGCGCATCGCTTCGACCTGCTGAGGCGGCTCGTCGTGGCGGACGGAGCGCCGCCCGCCACCGAACCACGCTACCTGGACGCCGTGTCCGCACTCCTCGTCGCCGACCCGGCCGGTGTGCAGCCGCACCTCACCCACTGGTTCGACGACGACCGCCCGCTTCCCGCCACCCCCGACGCCACCGTCGCGACCGCCGCGCAGGTCCTGCTGCACACCCACCGGCACCGCGCCCCGGACGACCTGACCGAGGCACTGGTCGACAGCGGGCACGCGCGCGCGGACGAACTGCTGGACGTGCTCGCCGAGGAGGAGCCGTCCGCGCTCTGCCGCGCGGTCGACCGCTGGGTGCACGACGTGCGCCCCGCCTGGCGGGCCGCGGCGGCGGCCTACGCGCTGCGCACCGCCGCGCACGTACGCACCGAGGCCGACCGGGAACTGCTGCGCCGGTCCGCGCGCGCCCTCCTCGCCCGCCCCGGCGACTGCACGCTGCACGGCGACGCCCTGTCCCTGCTGGTCCGCGATCCGCACACCAGGGCCCGCCATCTGCCGCAGGCCCTGGCCCGCTTCCGGGCCCGCGACCCGCGGCTGCCCGCGAGCGCGCTGGCCACCGCGCTGGCCACCCATCCCGGCCCGGTGCTCGCCGCGTTCCACGACCGCCTGCGCGAACCGGACGACGGCACGGCTCTGCGTACGCTCGCCGAGGTCACCACACCGGCGCTGGCCCGCCGCGTCGCCGCCCTCGTACGCGAGGTAGTGGAACGGCGTCCGGAGACGGCCGCGCAGGTGGCGGCACACGTCGACCGGCGACTGGAGCAGGGCCCCGACGCCGGCGCGGTGCTGTACCCCCTCGTCACCGGCCTGCTCGACGGGGGCGGGCCCGCGCTGCGGGCCGCGCTCGCCCAGGTGTTCGCGGCGCGCGGCACACCCGTGTCCCGTCCGCTGCGGCGCGCGTTCCTGGACCTCCTGCTGACGCGCGAGGACGACCCCGTGGTGCTGGACGCGCTGGTACGGGCCGCGGCGCAGGGAGCGGTCCACGGCGACGAGGAGCACACCCGCGCCCTCGTCCACACGGTGGGCACCCTGCTCGTACGCACCCCGGACGGTGCCACCCGCTTCGACCGCGCCCTCGTCGATCTCAGCCGCGGGACCCCGGGCTTCGCCGTGTTTGTGACCCGCTGGCTGGCCGCCGCACCCGAGGAGTGGTCCACCGTGGTCGGACCGAGCACGGGCCGCACGATCGAGCACCTCGCGGGGGTACGGGTGCCGGTGTGA